One segment of Asterias rubens chromosome 2, eAstRub1.3, whole genome shotgun sequence DNA contains the following:
- the LOC117306628 gene encoding ras-related protein Rab-7a, translated as MTSRKKVLLKVIILGDSGVGKTSLMNQYVNKKFSNQYKATIGADFLTKEVMVEDRLVTMQIWDTAGQERFQSLGVAFYRGADCCVLVFDVTNQNSFKSLDSWRDEFLIQASPRDPENFPFVVLGNKIDMESRQVSTKRAQNWCSSKNSIPYFETSAKESINVEQAFQTIAKNALAQEPETDMYNDFPSQIKLTDDNKQDKSGCSC; from the exons atgactTCAAGGAAGAAGGTTCTATTGAAGGTCATTATCCTAGGAGACAGCGG TGTTGGCAAAACTTCGCTTATGAACCAGTATGTCAACAAGAAGTTTAGCAACCAGTACAAGGCCACTATCGGTGCAGACTTCCTCACAAAAGAAGTCATGGTAGAGGATAGACTTGTCACAATGCAG ATATGGGACACAGCCGGCCAGGAAAGATTCCAGAGCCTTGGTGTCGCGTTTTACCGTGGCGCTGACTGCTGCGTACTGGTCTTTGATGTAACCAATCAGAATTCCTTCAAGTCGCTGGACAGCTGGCGTGACGAGTTCTTGATCCAGGCCAGTCCAAGGGATCCGGAGAATTTCCCTTTCGTTGTACTAGGCAACAAGATTGACATGGAGAGTAGACAA GTTTCAACCAAACGGGCACAGAACTGGTGCAGCAGCAAGAACAGCATCCCTTACTTCGAGACGAGCGCCAAGGAATCCATTAACGTCGAGCAGGCCTTCCAGACAATAGCCAAGAACGCCCTCGCACAAGAACCCGAGACAGACATGTACAATGATTTCCCCAGTCAGATAAAACTCACCGACGACAACAAACAGGATAAGTCGGGCTGCTCGTGTTGA
- the LOC117307346 gene encoding alpha-N-acetylgalactosaminide alpha-2,6-sialyltransferase 2-like has translation MVLTPSTPPQLFSKSSGVTGTTRGDYLTILIPNEDPGNLKLLRDHTFRTNPAFRTSTCPLSLQLKMKDADWTLAGKYHPEIQMLMSEELVDQSEYRRLQTFSIPYGLKMRPSLSYDDLARILSLFPASESIFEFPDGEFRPSCIRCAVVGNGGILNGSARGREIDDHHMVFRLNNAIRRGHEVDVGNRTTHYFFYDRSLQNMDKRDVPTDKGIKYVFIPCRHNDYVYIKRVVNGWEPKIHASATDVRILHPDFIRYVQRIWMGNSELSSFYRPSTGALMLFTALHAGCDRVQVFGMGYQLMYSVYYYDADYQRPHVATSVHDLAKETELMDSFNDAGIIDWYQRRT, from the exons atggtcct CACACCTTCCACACCACCTCAGTTGTTCTCCAAATCCAGTGGAGTCACTGGAACGACAAGGGGGGACTATTTAACTATACTTATACCGAATGAAGACCCGGGAAATCTCAAGCTACTTCGTGACCACACCTTTAGAACAAATCCAGCTTTCAGAACATCG ACATGCCCGTTATCCCTTCAGCTGAAGATGAAAGATGCCGATTGGACATTAGCGGGAAAATATCACCCGGAGATTCAGATGCTAATGAGTGAAGAACTTGTGGACCAGTCAGAGTACAGAAGACTCCAAACGTTTTCGATCCCGTATGGCCTAAAGATGAGACCATCCCTTTCCTATGACG ATTTGGCTCGAATCTTAAGTTTGTTTCCCGCCTCCGAATCCATTTTTGAGTTTCCGGACGGTGAGTTCCGCCCGTCGTGCATTCGCTGCGCGGTAGTCGGAAATGGAGGGATCCTAAACGGCTCGGCAAGAGGCAGGGAAATCGATGACCATCATATGGTTTTCAG GTTGAACAATGCCATTCGTAGAGGTCACGAAGTTGATGTTGGGAATCGAACCACCCACTACTTTTTCTACGACAGGTCTTTACAAAACATGGACAAAAGAGATGTTCCAACAGATAAA GGGATTAAGTACGTATTCATACCGTGTCGTCATAACGACTACGTGTACATCAAAAGAGTTGTGAATGGCTGGGAACCCAAGATACATGCCAGTGCAACAGACGTGCGGATCTTACATCCAGATTTCATCAGATACGTCCAAAGAAT TTGGATGGGGAATTCTGAGTTATCGAGCTTTTACCGCCCGAGCACCGGCGCCCTGATGCTGTTCACTGCGTTGCACGCAGGCTGTGACAGAGTACAAGTCTTCGGTATGGGTTATCAGCTGATGTACTCGGTTTACTACTACGATGCGGACTACCAACGGCCTCACGTAGCTACGTCTGTGCACGATCTAGCGAAGGAGACCGAGTTGATGGACTCCTTTAATGATGCTGGGATTATCGACTGGTATCAGAGACGTACATGA